A stretch of DNA from Flavobacteriaceae bacterium MAR_2009_75:
ACGACCCTGAAACTGGTACGGCCAAGAGCTATTTAATCTCTGAGACTGCGCAAACAGTAAGAATTGAAAAACTAAATCTAGAAATCTCTTTCTCCCCTTGGGAAACTATACATACAGAAATATCACAGAAATACGATGATGCGACCGTCAAATGGTTGGCCGAACAATCAGGTTTCGAGATTTACGAACAATATGCGGACAAAAACAACTATTACAAAAACTTTGTGCTACGTACCGCCCGTTAAAGCGGGTAAGTTTCAAATGCTTTTAACGACGTAACTCGTATGGTAAATTTAAAAAAATGGGAAAATGAAAGCAATTTGGAATGATACTGTTATCGCCGAGAGCGATGACACTTTAGTAATTGAGAACAATCACTATTTTCCTGCTGAAAGTATAGATAAGCAATATTTTAAAGAAAGCACCAGTCATACGACATGCCCGTGGAAAGGTGTAGCTTCGTATTATACCATAGAAATCAATGGAAAAATTAACAAAGATGCAGCATGGTATTACCCCGAAGTAAGTGAGCTTGCCAAAGACATTAAAGGCAGGGTTGCCTTTTGGAAAGGGGTGAAAATTGAGCCATAAAGCTCCTCCTAACGAACAGTAGAAGCTGCTAGATAATTTAAAAAATAAAAGCCGGTAACGTTTTCAAAACGAAGCCGGCTTTCATATTGCTCTTGACTAGTAATTAAAGCTCAAGAAGTGCATTTTCACCACCGGCATAATCGTTCCACTTATAACCATCAGCCTCCATTTCATTAACATAGTTGCCATCAATGATGTACTTGAACTCGTATGAAGATTCTTTAGGTAGTTCTAAAGTACCTTTAAAGCTACCGTTCTTCAATTTTTTTAATGAACTAGCCTTGTTAGCTTTCCAATTGTTGAAATCTCCAACAACAGCAACTTTTGCAGCTTCTTCTGCAGGTACTGTGAAGGTTACTTTACATACTGGCCTTGTCTTTAAATATTGTTTTGAAATTGCCATATTTAATTATTTTAATTATTGATAGATTTTCACTGTTACGTTTGCGCAAAACTAACGTATTAATAACCTCATTTACAATGGTCAAGGTATTTTTATCATTTTCGCAATTATAAGATAACATTTAATTATCTCATGTAAAAAAAACCCATGGTATTTTTTGTTTATATAAGTTAAGTAGCTGAACTTAAAATTATTATCAGCTTATCGATGTCTGATTCAGTATTGTAAAAATGAAAACTGAAACGGATTCCTGCGCCACGTTGAGAGCAAAGCACTCCTTGTTCCGTAAGTTTTTGATAAAGAGCATCATCACCTTTTATATTAAAAATGGTGCTGTGGTCATTTCTTTCTACGGTCTCTTTGTTCAGAAGATGTAAATCTGTAAATGCTTTTTTAGCTTTTTTAGATAAATGCTGCAAATGATTTTCAATTTTTGCCATGCCCAACCCTTCTAAATATTCTAAAGAAAATTTAAGGCTTCCGAAATTGAAGGTATCTAAATGCCCAGGTTCGAAATGTTTATTGAAAGGTATTTTATCTCTACCATCAAGATTATGACTTGATGCGTTAAAGCCTACCGTGTTCAAATTGAATCTTTCTTTCACTTCATCTTTAAATAGCATGAAACCATTGCCATATCCGGAGAGCAACCACTTATAGCCACTTGACCCTAGTATGTCTACAGGAGATTCTCTGAAATTGAAATCGACAGTACCGCAGAATTGTGTGCCATCGGCTATAATGATCAATTCTGGAAACTCCTTCTTAACAACTCTTAGAAAATTAAGATCTATTTTGATACCGGTAGCCCACTGCACCAAACTCAAAGCCAAAATTGAAATTTTATCGGTTTTAAGCTTTTCATAAATATTCCGCTCTAAATTTTCATCTAGCACCGCATATGAAATACGGTGTTTGCGACACTCGAAAGGCCAATTGACCGAGGGGTAATCGTTCTCGACCAAAAGAACATTTTGATTTTCTTCAAGTCCTGCTAACAGCATATTCAAGCCCAAGCTGAAATTCTGTACCAATGCGGTATTGTCTTCGGCACACTTGAAGAATTTAGAAACGGTAGCTCTAACTTGAGGCAACAATTCTTGCACAGACTTTATTTTCATATGGCTGCCCCCAATTAAGTAATCGAGGTCGTGCTCTTGTCGCCATGTCATCAACTGTTCACTCAAAAGACCTGTAGAGGCCGTATTGGCATAAAGATATTGGCTCAGTACGGGAAAATGTTTCCTTGTGTTTTCCATAGTTCTATCTAGTAAATGGCAATTGATGTATCTTTGTTACAAGCACCCTTTCAAAGATAGCCATTCACATGTTTGCGAAGAATAAAAATAAATCAGAGGTCGAATTGGAACAGCATGTTCTGCTCGAGAATGCACAAACTAGAATTAAACAGAAAAAACGGCTTTACGCTCACTTTGTGATCTTTCTTATAGGTAGTGTTTTTTTGATTTTCATCAATAAAATACTCAACTATTGGGCAACTTATGATTGGTTCATTTGGGCCATTACTTTTTGGGGATTTCTTTTTGCCATTCATGTATTCAATGTCTTTATAACTCAAAAGTTCATGGGCACCCAATGGGAACGCAGTCAACGTGAAAAACTAGTGGCCAAACAGAAGAGGCGTATCGCAGAACTGCAAAAAGAAATAGAAACGGACTTCCCATTATCTAAGGTGAACAAGAAAGAGATCGAACCTTAATCGTTACAAAAAATTGGTCTATTTTTTGTTCTCAGATATATCAACTTAAAAACAGTATTAGTAGTGAATACCATTTGTATGATAGCTGCCGCAGCCGAAGATAATGCATTAGGCAAAGACAACGACTTGCTTTGGCACCTACCCGACGATTTTAAACGTTTTAAAAAGCTGACAACGGGCAATCCGATGATTATGGGGAGAAAAACTTATGAAAGCTTCCCCAAACCGCTGCCTAACCGGAAGCATATTGTAATCACAAGAGATACATCATACACTATTGCGCATGAAAACTGTGTAGTGGTTCATTCTATTAAAGAGGCCCTAGAGCTAACTCAAGACCATTCGTTAACTTATATTATCGGCGGAGGTGAGATTTATAAAATCGGAGAATCTTTTTCTAATAAAATCGAGCTGACCCGAGTTCATGGAACCTTTGATGAAGCCGATACTTTTTTTCCGGAGTTGAATGATGCGGATTGGGAATTGATACAAGAGGAATTTCACCCCGAGGATGAGCGACATAAATATGCTTTCACTTACTTAACTTACCAAAGAAAATAAGTGGTCAAAAACTTTTCTCTTTTACAGAAAAATCAACCCCGACATCTTTTAGGAAACTTTTCATGATTTGTAAATCACCATTGGTGTAAAATTGATGCTTACCTGACAAATTCGAGGTATTAAGCATATCATTTTTTTGCAATATGGCTTTGGTCTGTCGTGCAACCGCCTGCCCTGAATCAATTATTTGTACTGTATCGGGCAGCATCTTTTTTAATACTGGAATCAAGTACGGATAATGGGTACAGCCTAAAACTAAATAATCGATACCTTGATCCAACATGGGGCTTAGATATTGTCGCAAAAGAATCTTAACATCCTCAGAATCGATTTTACCTTGTTCGATCAAAGGTACAAGACCGGTACCTTCTCGTTCAATAATTGTAATACCCCGAGCGTGATTTTCAGATGTACTATGAAACAGCCTACTGGTCAACGTACCTTTAGTCGCCAATACTCCCACAGTTTTTGAACGTGATTGTAACGCTGCTGGTTTAATGGCAGGCTCTATTCCAATAAAAGGAACTTTAAAATTTGCTCTTAAAAAATCAATAGCATTAGTAGTTGCGGTATTACAGGCAACCACGATAATTTTACACCCCTTTTCTAGAAGTACTTCGGTATTTTTAATACTTAATTGAAGTATTTCCTTTTCGGATTTCTCACCATAGGGAGCATTCTTGCTATCGGCTAGATAAATCGTATTCTCGTGGGGCATAAGTTGATAAATTTCCTTCCAAATGGAAGTTCCTCCAACACCTGAATCAAAAATACCTACCGGACTGCCCTTCATATTTACAAGTTAATCTATAGCCTGGGAAACTGGAGTTCCTGTAGCGCCGTTCGGAAAAGATATACCCAGCAAAACGGCCAAGGTCGGTGCGATATCGGCGATTTCGGTTCTTTCAATAGTGCTGCCCTTTTTTACACCTTTACCGTATAATAGAAAAGGTACATGTGTATCATAAATTTGAGGCGAACCGTGGGTAGAGCCCGTTTTAGAATAGCTAATGGTACCTGGCTTCAAAACAACAAGTACATCTCCGGAGCGCTTTTGATTATACCCGTTCTGCAATATATAGGGAATACCATGTGTATAATTGTTCTGCCACATTTGATACGCAGTATAGGTACGGTCTACACCCTTATAATTCATTAATTCTTTGGCTATGATTTCTTGAACTTCTTGCGTATTCAGCTCAAGGTTCTTTATAACATCGTGATCTAGAAAGTATTGATAATTAGAAAATTCTTTAATTATATCTGTTGTACCAAATGTAAACTCCAAGAACTGATTGAACTCCGTATCCATTTCATTCCACTCAAGATAATCTGCTGGTATCTTCTGGTCTTTTAAGTACGCTGGCACTTCAATCGCTGCATGGTCTGCGGTCAAAAAGACGGTGTACTCATTTTTTCCTACTTTATTATCCAGCTCTTTGAACAATCGGGCCAAATCTTCATCTAGTCGTAAATAAGTATCTTGAACTTCTTTAGAGTTTACTCCGTATTTATGACCGACATAATCGGTACTTGAATAGCTCACCGCCAAGAAATCGGTAATTGCATCGGCCCCAAGGTTTTCATTATCTACTGCTTCGATTGCAAAATCGGTAGTTAGACTGTTACCGAAAGGTGTCGCTTTTAAAAGATTGTATTCTCCATTTTTATCCCAGAGTTTAGGTAGGTCATGTGGAAATACTGGAGAAGTTTCTCCTTCAAAAAGACCTTCATAATTATTATTATCGGTACCACTCTCGACGTAGTCTTTCATTTTTTTGAGCGTATCCCATGGCTTTTTATATTTCGCCAATTCATTCGACGAGTTTAAACCTTGCACCCATTTTGGTAGCTGATTCATATAGTACGAACTGGTGATCCATTTTCCGGCATCGAACCAATATGCGGCATTGGCCGTATGCCCACCTGGTAAAACCGCCCCTCTATCTTTCAAGGCGATTGCGATGGTCTTGCCCCTCATCTGCGTATGTAAGCGTAGTTCATCTGTAATTGTCGTAACGGTTATTCTGTGAGGCGACATTTGCCCAGCATCGGTTGACGTACCTACAGAAGTGTATGAATCATCAGAAGCACAGTAAACACTTGTGTCAGATACTTTATCGTACCAATTGTTACCGATAATTCCGTGAGTTGCAGGTGTTGTGCCCGTATAGACCGAAGCATGACCGGGCCCTGTGCTTGTGGGTGCATAATTGTAATGATTATTTTTACAATTGAAACCTTCTTCGACCAATCGCTTAAAACCATCATTGCCATAATGATTCCAAAAACGGGTAAGATAATCGTAACGCATTTGGTCTACCACAATACCGACTACCAACTTCGGGGTAGTTTTTAAAGGTGCGGTTTCCACTTTATCCTTACGTTGAGCAGAACTCTCAAAAGTTGAAAAAATGAAACAAAATGCTAATGAAATTAGGGTGAAATAGGTCTTGGCCATAGTTTGATTTTAATAGGGGCAAAAGTAAATAAATTACTCCTTTAAACTTTAAATAGAAGTTAAATCAATTCCTTATTGTTATTTTTACCTTCAGAAACGATTTTGTGTCTATGAATTACGTTGCATCGATTGGCAGCTATGCCATAATGATAAAAGAGGTCTTTAAAAAGCCCACAAAATGGCGTATCATGAAATCGCTGATTTTGAAAGAGATAGATGAGTTGATTTTCGGCTCTTTAGGCATCATCATATTTATCTCTTTTTTTATTGGAGCTGTTGTTGCCATTCAGACCGCGGTGAACCTTACCAGTGAAATTATCCCTAAGAACCTAGTTGGTTTTGCCACAAGACAATCTATCATTCTAGAATTTGCACCTACATTCTGCTCGATTATAATGGCCGGTAAAGTAGGTTCTTATATTACATCGAGTATCGGCACTATGCGAGTTACCGAACAAATCGATGCCTTAGAGGTCATGGGAGTCAATGCCCTTAATTATTTGGTTTTTCCGAAAATTGTGGCGTTGTTATTATATCCCTTTATTATCGTTGTCTCTATGTTCGTAGGCATATTTGGCGGTTGGTTGGCAGCTACCTATGGCGGTCATACTACAAGCGCTGATTTCGTGGAAGGTATCACACTTGATTTTATACCTTTTCATGTTACATATGCATTTATAAAAACACTTGTATTTTCGTTTATTCTAGCCACCATACCTTCTTTTCATGGGTTTTACATGAAAGGTGGCGCATTAGATGTGGGCAAGGCAAGTACCACATCTTTCGTCTGGACCAGTATTGTAATCGTTCTTATTAACGGTCTATTGACCCAACTCTTATTAGTAACATGATAGAAGTAAACGATATACATAAATCATTTGGAGAAGCCCACGTTTTAAAGGGCCTTTCAACTACTTTCAGCAAGGGAAAGACCAACTTGATTATTGGCCAGAGCGGATCCGGGAAAACAGTATTCTTAAAATGCCTATTGGGACTCTTTACTCCTGAGGAAGGCACAATTAGTTACGACGGAAAGGCCTATTCAAACTTATCGCCCGACGAAAGGCGTAATTTACGGCAGGAAATGGGTATGGTGTTTCAAGGAAGCGCCCTGTTCGATTCTATGACCGTTGAAGGAAACGTTAGGTTTCCTCTAGAAATGTTTACTAAACAAGCCAAGTCTGAAATGCAAGATCGCGTTGATTTTGTTTTAAAGAGGGTGAATTTAGTAGAAGCCCATCATAAATTTCCATCAGAGATTTCCGGGGGTATGCAAAAACGGGTCGCTATAGCAAGGGCTATTGTAATGAACCCCAAATACCTCTTCTGTGATGAGCCCAACTCTGGTCTCGATCCCAAAACGGCGATTCTCATCGACAACCTTATTCAAGAGATTACTGAAGAGTATGACATTACCACGGTTATCAATACCCACGATATGAACTCGGTAATGGAAATCGGGAAAAAAATAATTTTCTTGAAAGATGGTCTAAAAGCTTGGGAAGGCACCAATAAAGAAATCTTCAAGACCGATAACGAAGCTGTTACCGACTTTGTCTATTCTTCTGATTTATTCAAAAAAGTACGACAAATGTATATTGAAGAACGTAATTAAATTGATTTTTTTCTTTCCGTTTACCTTAATCGAACAGCTGTATCTTTTAGCCTCACTTTTAACCACTGTAAAATCTTTTTATTTTCCTCGGCTCTTTTCGCTGAAGAAATATCATTTTTCCATGTAGGCTCGAAGATGGAAAGTGTATCGATTTTATTGAAATCGGTACGCACTGCTTTACTGTACTCAAGTGAAATCAGATTCTCATAATTAGCTCTGGCCTCTGCACTAATATCTAAGAAAGGTATCTGCTTGATTTCCGACCGTTTTAATCGACGAACTTCTGACTCGAGCAAAGCAATGCGCTCATCTTTGCTAGAAATTTGGTTCTTCTGAGATTCGTACAATTCGTTGATATAGCGTAGTTGATCAACTTGTTCATTTTGCCCGCCCTGAATAATATGCAGTTCCGTATTGCTTAATCGACCATAGTCATCATCTTCCTTTAGCATGATGTTCCATGAATTTATCACATTATCCGGTATGACTTCATTACCCATACACACAATCTCGATCAATGGTTTATCGCCCTCGTTATATTCGATATTGGTGAAATTATCTAAAAAACGGCCACCACTTGAGAACTGATATTTACCAATTGTAGCATTTACAAATTCGTTCGCCTGCTTTTTGAACATTGACTCTTGAAAAACTTTGTAAAAAGTGTACCCTGCGGGAATCATTACCAAGAGCGCCACTATCGAAGCTATTCGCGCAATGCGTCTTCTTTTAGCGGAATTGGCATAACGCACCATCGGAAACTTCAGCAATTTAATGGTCAGAAAAGTTGCCAAGGCAATAAAAATCGTATTGATAATAAAAAGATACATGGCCCCGAATGCATAGCCGAAATTACCAATAGCAATACCGAAACCCACAGTACATAGAGGTGGCATTAATGCTGTCGCTATCGCCACACCGAATATAACACTGGCTATCGTACCCTTTTTTGCCCGAGCGATAACCAGGGCCAAACCACCAAAAAAAGCGATTAAAACATCTCGAATATCAGGTGCTGTTCGCGCCAGAAGTTCGGAAGACTCATCTTGAATGGGAAAAAACTCAAAGAACAAATAGGCGGTAAGCACACTCAAGACCACCATCACCCCGAAATTCTTTAGCGAGCGTCGAAGCGTATCGATATCATTAATGGCCAATGACATACCCAAACCGAGAATCGGCCCCATTAGTGGTGATATTAACATTGCACCTATAACCACAGCGGTAGAATTTGCATTGAGACCTATCGATGCAATAAAAATCGAGCAGACCAAGATCCAAGAGGTGTGGCCTTTAAAAGGAATATCGGCGATTATGGCTTCTTTGGTCGCTTCTTGATCGGTATTGGTACGAATGTCCAACAACTCACGGGTAAATTTCCGTAAGCTTT
This window harbors:
- a CDS encoding nucleotidyltransferase-like protein produces the protein MKAIWNDTVIAESDDTLVIENNHYFPAESIDKQYFKESTSHTTCPWKGVASYYTIEINGKINKDAAWYYPEVSELAKDIKGRVAFWKGVKIEP
- a CDS encoding AMP-activated protein kinase-like protein, giving the protein MAISKQYLKTRPVCKVTFTVPAEEAAKVAVVGDFNNWKANKASSLKKLKNGSFKGTLELPKESSYEFKYIIDGNYVNEMEADGYKWNDYAGGENALLEL
- a CDS encoding selenocysteine lyase/cysteine desulfurase — protein: MENTRKHFPVLSQYLYANTASTGLLSEQLMTWRQEHDLDYLIGGSHMKIKSVQELLPQVRATVSKFFKCAEDNTALVQNFSLGLNMLLAGLEENQNVLLVENDYPSVNWPFECRKHRISYAVLDENLERNIYEKLKTDKISILALSLVQWATGIKIDLNFLRVVKKEFPELIIIADGTQFCGTVDFNFRESPVDILGSSGYKWLLSGYGNGFMLFKDEVKERFNLNTVGFNASSHNLDGRDKIPFNKHFEPGHLDTFNFGSLKFSLEYLEGLGMAKIENHLQHLSKKAKKAFTDLHLLNKETVERNDHSTIFNIKGDDALYQKLTEQGVLCSQRGAGIRFSFHFYNTESDIDKLIIILSSAT
- a CDS encoding 2TM domain-containing protein, whose product is MFAKNKNKSEVELEQHVLLENAQTRIKQKKRLYAHFVIFLIGSVFLIFINKILNYWATYDWFIWAITFWGFLFAIHVFNVFITQKFMGTQWERSQREKLVAKQKRRIAELQKEIETDFPLSKVNKKEIEP
- a CDS encoding dihydrofolate reductase, with the protein product MIAAAAEDNALGKDNDLLWHLPDDFKRFKKLTTGNPMIMGRKTYESFPKPLPNRKHIVITRDTSYTIAHENCVVVHSIKEALELTQDHSLTYIIGGGEIYKIGESFSNKIELTRVHGTFDEADTFFPELNDADWELIQEEFHPEDERHKYAFTYLTYQRK
- a CDS encoding glutamate racemase; translated protein: MKGSPVGIFDSGVGGTSIWKEIYQLMPHENTIYLADSKNAPYGEKSEKEILQLSIKNTEVLLEKGCKIIVVACNTATTNAIDFLRANFKVPFIGIEPAIKPAALQSRSKTVGVLATKGTLTSRLFHSTSENHARGITIIEREGTGLVPLIEQGKIDSEDVKILLRQYLSPMLDQGIDYLVLGCTHYPYLIPVLKKMLPDTVQIIDSGQAVARQTKAILQKNDMLNTSNLSGKHQFYTNGDLQIMKSFLKDVGVDFSVKEKSF
- a CDS encoding putative AlkP superfamily pyrophosphatase or phosphodiesterase; amino-acid sequence: MAKTYFTLISLAFCFIFSTFESSAQRKDKVETAPLKTTPKLVVGIVVDQMRYDYLTRFWNHYGNDGFKRLVEEGFNCKNNHYNYAPTSTGPGHASVYTGTTPATHGIIGNNWYDKVSDTSVYCASDDSYTSVGTSTDAGQMSPHRITVTTITDELRLHTQMRGKTIAIALKDRGAVLPGGHTANAAYWFDAGKWITSSYYMNQLPKWVQGLNSSNELAKYKKPWDTLKKMKDYVESGTDNNNYEGLFEGETSPVFPHDLPKLWDKNGEYNLLKATPFGNSLTTDFAIEAVDNENLGADAITDFLAVSYSSTDYVGHKYGVNSKEVQDTYLRLDEDLARLFKELDNKVGKNEYTVFLTADHAAIEVPAYLKDQKIPADYLEWNEMDTEFNQFLEFTFGTTDIIKEFSNYQYFLDHDVIKNLELNTQEVQEIIAKELMNYKGVDRTYTAYQMWQNNYTHGIPYILQNGYNQKRSGDVLVVLKPGTISYSKTGSTHGSPQIYDTHVPFLLYGKGVKKGSTIERTEIADIAPTLAVLLGISFPNGATGTPVSQAID
- a CDS encoding phospholipid/cholesterol/gamma-HCH transport system permease protein, producing MNYVASIGSYAIMIKEVFKKPTKWRIMKSLILKEIDELIFGSLGIIIFISFFIGAVVAIQTAVNLTSEIIPKNLVGFATRQSIILEFAPTFCSIIMAGKVGSYITSSIGTMRVTEQIDALEVMGVNALNYLVFPKIVALLLYPFIIVVSMFVGIFGGWLAATYGGHTTSADFVEGITLDFIPFHVTYAFIKTLVFSFILATIPSFHGFYMKGGALDVGKASTTSFVWTSIVIVLINGLLTQLLLVT
- a CDS encoding phospholipid/cholesterol/gamma-HCH transport system ATP-binding protein, whose translation is MIEVNDIHKSFGEAHVLKGLSTTFSKGKTNLIIGQSGSGKTVFLKCLLGLFTPEEGTISYDGKAYSNLSPDERRNLRQEMGMVFQGSALFDSMTVEGNVRFPLEMFTKQAKSEMQDRVDFVLKRVNLVEAHHKFPSEISGGMQKRVAIARAIVMNPKYLFCDEPNSGLDPKTAILIDNLIQEITEEYDITTVINTHDMNSVMEIGKKIIFLKDGLKAWEGTNKEIFKTDNEAVTDFVYSSDLFKKVRQMYIEERN
- a CDS encoding putative hydrophobic protein (TIGR00271 family) → MKENLNQDNITPSEEPKESKEAVRKDAKGLWESLRKFTRELLDIRTNTDQEATKEAIIADIPFKGHTSWILVCSIFIASIGLNANSTAVVIGAMLISPLMGPILGLGMSLAINDIDTLRRSLKNFGVMVVLSVLTAYLFFEFFPIQDESSELLARTAPDIRDVLIAFFGGLALVIARAKKGTIASVIFGVAIATALMPPLCTVGFGIAIGNFGYAFGAMYLFIINTIFIALATFLTIKLLKFPMVRYANSAKRRRIARIASIVALLVMIPAGYTFYKVFQESMFKKQANEFVNATIGKYQFSSGGRFLDNFTNIEYNEGDKPLIEIVCMGNEVIPDNVINSWNIMLKEDDDYGRLSNTELHIIQGGQNEQVDQLRYINELYESQKNQISSKDERIALLESEVRRLKRSEIKQIPFLDISAEARANYENLISLEYSKAVRTDFNKIDTLSIFEPTWKNDISSAKRAEENKKILQWLKVRLKDTAVRLR